The following proteins come from a genomic window of Maribacter sp. HTCC2170:
- a CDS encoding CoA transferase subunit A → MIRKTVENVREALKGVKDGMTFMLGGFGLCGIPENTIAELVRLGITDISCISNNAGVDDFGLGLLLQKRQIRKMTSSYVGENDEFERQMLSGELEVELTPQGTLAEKCRAAQAGFPAFYTPAGYGTEVAEGKETREFNGKMYVLENAYEADFSFVKAWKGDEAGNLIFKGTARNFNPCMCGAAKITVAEVEELVPAGSLNPNEIHIPGIFVQRIFQGEHYEKRIEQRTVRQRD, encoded by the coding sequence ATGATTCGTAAAACAGTAGAGAATGTACGTGAGGCATTAAAAGGGGTAAAAGACGGAATGACATTTATGTTGGGCGGCTTTGGTCTCTGTGGAATTCCTGAAAACACAATAGCCGAATTGGTACGATTGGGTATTACAGATATTTCATGTATATCAAACAATGCTGGGGTTGATGATTTTGGTCTGGGGCTTTTACTCCAAAAACGACAGATACGAAAAATGACATCTTCATATGTTGGAGAGAATGACGAGTTTGAACGACAGATGCTAAGTGGTGAGTTGGAGGTGGAGCTCACCCCTCAAGGCACTTTGGCGGAAAAATGTAGGGCCGCTCAAGCTGGTTTCCCCGCTTTCTATACTCCTGCAGGATACGGCACAGAAGTAGCCGAGGGAAAGGAGACAAGAGAATTCAATGGTAAGATGTATGTTCTGGAAAACGCCTATGAGGCTGATTTTTCCTTTGTTAAGGCATGGAAAGGGGATGAGGCAGGAAATCTAATATTTAAAGGTACTGCACGTAATTTTAATCCTTGTATGTGTGGGGCGGCCAAAATTACAGTAGCCGAGGTTGAGGAATTGGTGCCTGCAGGTTCCTTGAATCCAAACGAAATACATATACCTGGAATATTTGTACAACGCATATTCCAAGGTGAACATTACGAGAAGCGAATAGAACAACGAACGGTAAGACAAAGGGATTGA